The genomic interval GCACCCGGTCGATCGTGGCGGCGAAAGTCAGCGCCGGCAGGGTGATCCCCAGCAGGCTCACCGGCACGTCGGCGATATGGAAGTCCTTGGCGATGGGGCCGAGCTGGGCGGTGGCCATCAGGCCGCCGGCCGCCATCATCACGAACATCGCGTACATCACCCAGAAGATCGGGGTGCGCACCATCTCGCCGGGCGTGAAGTCGCGGCGGCTCTGGCTGACGCGGGCGATCTCGGGCACCTGCCCCTTCTTCGGCGCCACCAGAAACAGCGCGATCAACATCACGATCAGGCCCTGGCCGATGCCGAACCAGAAGAAGGCGGCCTCGTAGCCGTAATGGTGGATCACCGCCTGGATCGGCACAACGGTGAGCGCCGAGCCCGCGCCGAAGCCCATGGCGGTGAGGCCCGCAGCCAGACCGCGCCGGTCGGGGAACCACTTCAGCGAATTGCCGACGCAGGTGCCGTAGACCGCGCCCGCACCGGTGCCGCCAACGGCCGCCCCGACATAGAGCAGCCAGAGCGTGTCGGCGTAGGCGTTGATCACCCAGGCCAGCCCGCACAACAGGCCGCCGACGAGCGTCACGGCCCGCGGGCCGTACTTGTCGACGAACCAGCCCTCGATCGGCACCAGCCACGTCTCGGTGAGGACGAACAGGGTGAAAGCGACTTGGATCGCGGCGCGGTCCCAGCCGTGCCGTTCCTGCATCGGGTTGACGAAGAACGTCCAGCCGTACTGCATATTGGCGATCATGCACATGCAGACGATGCCGAACACCAATTGCAGCCATCGGCTCGTCGGTGGTGGAACGTATGTTGTCGTGGGTTGGGTCATGGACGCATCTCCAGTGTACGCTCGATTTTTCCGAGCTTTTTGGCCGCTCAATTTCTCGATTATTTTTCGAATATGACTTTAAATATTCTCTGACGCGAAATGACTGCCTGAGCAGACCATCGCGTTCTTCCGGTCGATTCTTGGGGCCGCATCCCACTCGATCACATCGGATCGGCGGATCCGGACCATCGTTTCAACGCGCCCTCTTTCGACGAACCGGCAGCTACCTCGTCGGAATGCGCTCACGAAGCCGAAGGCACCGCCCCGGACGAACTCTCCCGGTTCCCGGGGACACCCTGCGAGGACGACGGCAAGGCTTTCGCGCAGCCCTGGATCAGGGGCAGGACATGCCTCGGATCATGCCGCACCGGCCTAACGGAGGACGTCCAAGCAGGTCGATTTGGCGGGTCGATCTTGCCAATCCCGCCCGGACGCCGGCACCATAATTCAAAACGCAGGATTGACAATAGGTATGCTGTATACCAGCCTGCGTTCAAAGGCGGCCCCGTTCGAGAGGCATGCCGATGGAGGAGCGCCGTGTTTGGAACGATGCGCCGTGAGCCGGATGCCGCGGGCGTCCGCACCATCCACCGGGACCGATCCGTGGCCGAGGCAGCGCAACTCCTCGCCCAGCCGGGAACGGGCGCGCTCGTCGTCGTCGAGGGCGATGCCGACGCAACGGTGACGGGTCTGCTGACCCAGCGCGACATCTTCCGCGCGGTGGCGGCCGAGGGCCCCGAGATCTACAGCCGCAGCGTCTGGCTCATCACCGATCACGACTTTCCCGCGGTCGATGTCGGCGCTTCGGCGCAGGAGCGGCTGAAGACCTTCTGCGAGCGGAAGGTCGATCACATCGCCCTGATGGATTCCTGCCGCATCAGCGCGATCCTGAGCATCTGGGACTGCGCTGGCCAAGGGGTCGGTCAAGGGGTCGGTCAAGATCGTAGCCGAGATCTTGGCCAAGCACCGGCGACAAACCCGCCGGCATTGCCGCATACGTGAAGGCGCACGGCTCACAGTGAGCGCAAATGGAGCGCCGGACACGACGCATCTCGTTATGGATTCATGCCTGCCGGGAGCAGGCACCGTTTACCGAGCGTTGTGCGAGAACGATCCGGAACAGGTTGGAAGACGAGTCCGAGAAAAGGCGTCAGCCATGGAAAACCCGATGAAATATCTGACCGTCGTCGAATGCCCGATCGTCTTTCCGGGCGAGAACGAATTCGGTGCGTCGAGCATCGATATGCTTCCCCGTCTCGGCATCGCCGGCGGGCTGGAGAGCCGCCACATCCGCGTTCTGGACGAGCGCATCATCGCGGTGTGCATCTGGCGCAGCTCGTTCTGCGCCAAGCTGTTCTTCGACACCGCGTGGCACGAGCGGGCGGCGAGCCTGTGGGGCGAGGCCTACCAGATCCGGTTCGAGGCGATCGAGAACGCCTCCGCCGCCTGATCGAAACCGGGAGGGGCGAGCGATGACCGACGCCGCGCCGCCCCTCTCCGACAGGTTTGCAGACGAAACCGCCGGCACCGCCCTCGCGGACGAGCCGGCCTTCCACGCCTGGAATCCCGGCCTCGAACCCGGCCTGCCGCGGGCGATGCGCCCGCTCGCGACGGTGTTCCGGCCCGAGAACGTCCGCCTGCCCTTTTCCGAAATCCTCGAACTGTCCGATTTCAGCGGCCTGCCCCCGACGCAGCTCGCCCTCTTCCGGCCTGAGCGCCTCGCGGTCCACGAGGTGCTGATCCGGGTCATGGCCGATATCTCGGTCCCCGTCGGCGAAGTCTACGCCGATCTCGGACTGAACTTCCGGCGCATCGTCGGTACGCTGCTGCGCGAGGGCGTGATGCACCGCCTGGACGCGGTCGCGGCCATCCTCGACGCGGTCCGCGCCGAGGCCGATGCGGCGCTGGAGTGCGAGCTGTCGGCCCTGTTCGACGAGGCGCCCGCGCCGCCGCCCGAACCGGTCTCCGCCTGGGCCGGGTGGCTCCGCCGCCTCGGCCCACGCGAGCCGCCCTCCCCTTGCCCGTCCCCTGCCCCATCGCCTTCTCTGGCCGGCGACGGGCAGGCTCGCATCCTCGCCCGCCTCGACGAACGATGCGCGG from Methylobacterium sp. AMS5 carries:
- a CDS encoding CBS domain-containing protein: MFGTMRREPDAAGVRTIHRDRSVAEAAQLLAQPGTGALVVVEGDADATVTGLLTQRDIFRAVAAEGPEIYSRSVWLITDHDFPAVDVGASAQERLKTFCERKVDHIALMDSCRISAILSIWDCAGQGVGQGVGQDRSRDLGQAPATNPPALPHT
- the oxlT gene encoding oxalate/formate MFS antiporter, whose translation is MTQPTTTYVPPPTSRWLQLVFGIVCMCMIANMQYGWTFFVNPMQERHGWDRAAIQVAFTLFVLTETWLVPIEGWFVDKYGPRAVTLVGGLLCGLAWVINAYADTLWLLYVGAAVGGTGAGAVYGTCVGNSLKWFPDRRGLAAGLTAMGFGAGSALTVVPIQAVIHHYGYEAAFFWFGIGQGLIVMLIALFLVAPKKGQVPEIARVSQSRRDFTPGEMVRTPIFWVMYAMFVMMAAGGLMATAQLGPIAKDFHIADVPVSLLGITLPALTFAATIDRVLNGVTRPLFGWISDHIGRENTMFLSFGIEGVGIYLLSQFGQDPILFVILTGLVFFAWGEIYSLFPATCGDTFGSKYAATNAGLLYTAKGTAALIVPYTSILTTMTGSWHAVFLAAAALNILAALMAIFVLKPMRQAYTRESAALEAKPETVSAH